In the genome of Streptomyces collinus, one region contains:
- the glgX gene encoding glycogen debranching protein GlgX, which yields MSSAAEQEAVAGRQATGNGRQAAAVNGARRAAPPPTVPAWPGAPTPLGARFRVGPDGVAGTNFALWAGGAEGVELCLFDESGRESRVRLAELTHEIWHGFVPGVLPGQRYGYRVHGRWDPWTGARWNPAKLLLDPYARAVDGDFGLPPEVYGHVRDWPQQHVADTVRDDRDSAPHVPKGVVVHDDDDWADDRRPKTPWADSVIYELHVKGFTQLHPGIPEELRGTYAGLAHPAAIEHLVRLGVTAVELLPVHQFAHEDHLLRRGLKNYWGYNSIGYFAPHAAYAASGTRGQQVGEFKRMVRALHAAGIEVVLDVVYNHTAEAGELGPTLSLKGIDNRGYYRLQDDARRYADYTGCGNTLHVVQPHVLRLITDSLRYWVTEMGVDGFRFDLAAALARSMHDVDMLSPFLAVIAQDPVLRRVKLIAEPWDVGSGGYQVGAFPPLWTEWNDRYRNAVRDFWRHALPDVREMGYRLSGSSDLYAWGGRRPYASVNFITAHDGFTLRDLVSYERKHNEANGEGNRDGTDDNRAWNGGAEGETDDADVRALRRRQLRNLLTTLLLSTGVPMLVAGDELGRTQRGNNNAYCQDNEIGWLDWGLLEDPGWQALFALTSRLIALRHRHPVLRRRAFFSGRAQTADGLRDLAWFTSRGTEMTEQDWYAPAATLGMYLSGRDIPGRDERGEQILDDSFLAVLHAGEGPVDFTLPGPPWAERYEVVVDTSREEQGEAPGVEHRAGTEITMPARAVLLLRVAG from the coding sequence GTGTCCAGCGCAGCCGAGCAGGAGGCGGTGGCCGGTCGTCAGGCCACCGGGAACGGGCGCCAGGCCGCCGCCGTGAACGGGGCACGGCGGGCCGCGCCGCCGCCCACCGTGCCCGCGTGGCCGGGCGCGCCGACACCGCTGGGCGCCCGGTTCCGGGTCGGCCCGGACGGAGTGGCGGGCACCAACTTCGCGTTGTGGGCGGGCGGGGCCGAGGGGGTCGAGCTGTGCCTCTTCGACGAGTCGGGCAGGGAGTCGCGGGTCCGGCTCGCCGAGCTGACCCACGAGATCTGGCACGGCTTCGTCCCCGGCGTGCTGCCGGGGCAGCGCTACGGCTACCGGGTGCACGGCCGCTGGGACCCGTGGACGGGCGCCCGCTGGAACCCCGCCAAGCTGCTGCTCGACCCCTACGCCCGCGCCGTGGACGGGGACTTCGGCCTGCCGCCGGAGGTGTACGGGCACGTCCGCGACTGGCCGCAGCAGCATGTCGCCGACACCGTGCGCGACGACCGGGACTCGGCGCCGCACGTCCCGAAGGGCGTCGTCGTCCACGATGACGACGACTGGGCCGACGACCGCCGCCCGAAGACGCCGTGGGCGGACTCGGTGATCTACGAGCTGCACGTCAAGGGCTTCACGCAACTCCACCCGGGCATCCCCGAGGAGCTGCGCGGCACCTACGCCGGCCTCGCGCACCCGGCGGCCATAGAGCACCTGGTGAGGCTGGGTGTGACGGCGGTGGAGCTGCTGCCGGTGCACCAGTTCGCGCACGAGGACCATCTGCTGCGCCGGGGCCTCAAGAACTACTGGGGCTACAACTCCATCGGCTACTTCGCCCCGCACGCGGCCTACGCGGCCTCCGGGACGAGGGGCCAGCAGGTCGGCGAGTTCAAGCGGATGGTGCGCGCCCTGCACGCGGCCGGGATCGAGGTCGTCCTCGACGTGGTCTACAACCACACCGCCGAGGCGGGCGAACTGGGCCCGACGCTGTCCCTCAAGGGCATCGACAACCGCGGCTACTACCGCCTCCAGGACGACGCCCGCCGCTACGCCGACTACACCGGCTGCGGCAACACCCTGCACGTGGTCCAGCCGCACGTGCTGCGCCTGATCACCGACTCGCTGCGCTACTGGGTCACGGAGATGGGCGTGGACGGCTTCCGCTTCGACCTGGCGGCGGCGCTGGCCCGCTCCATGCACGACGTCGACATGCTCTCCCCGTTTCTCGCGGTCATCGCCCAGGACCCGGTGCTGCGCCGGGTGAAGCTGATCGCCGAGCCGTGGGACGTGGGCTCCGGCGGCTACCAGGTGGGGGCGTTCCCGCCGCTGTGGACGGAGTGGAACGACCGGTACCGCAACGCCGTTCGGGACTTCTGGCGGCACGCCCTGCCGGACGTCCGCGAGATGGGCTACCGGCTGTCGGGCTCCAGCGACCTGTACGCCTGGGGCGGGCGCAGGCCGTACGCGTCCGTCAACTTCATCACCGCGCACGACGGGTTCACCCTGCGCGACCTGGTGAGCTACGAGCGCAAGCACAACGAGGCCAACGGCGAGGGCAACCGGGACGGCACGGACGACAACCGGGCCTGGAACGGCGGCGCCGAGGGCGAGACGGACGACGCGGACGTACGCGCGCTCAGGCGGCGGCAGCTCAGGAACCTGCTGACCACCCTGCTGCTGTCGACGGGCGTGCCCATGCTGGTCGCGGGCGACGAACTGGGCCGCACCCAGCGCGGCAACAACAACGCCTACTGCCAGGACAACGAGATCGGCTGGCTGGACTGGGGACTGCTGGAGGATCCCGGCTGGCAGGCCCTGTTCGCGCTGACCTCCCGGCTGATCGCGCTGCGCCACCGCCACCCGGTGCTCAGGCGCCGGGCGTTCTTCTCGGGCCGGGCCCAGACCGCGGACGGGCTGCGCGACCTGGCCTGGTTCACGTCCCGGGGCACGGAGATGACGGAGCAGGACTGGTACGCGCCCGCCGCCACTCTGGGCATGTACCTGTCCGGCCGGGACATCCCGGGGCGCGACGAGCGCGGGGAGCAGATCCTCGACGACAGCTTCCTGGCCGTCCTGCACGCGGGCGAAGGGCCGGTGGACTTCACCCTGCCGGGGCCGCCGTGGGCCGAGCGGTACGAGGTCGTCGTCGACACGAGCCGGGAGGAGCAGGGGGAGGCGCCGGGCGTGGAGCACCGGGCGGGGACGGAGATCACGATGCCGGCGCGGGCCGTGCTGCTGCTGCGGGTGGCGGGGTGA
- a CDS encoding L,D-transpeptidase — MRHVQGRARRARAALAAVVTWAGLLAGATGCTSDDAGWIAGAFGAPPAPEDVIKVSPGDDSRGVRPGKRLRVHVPDGRLEKVKVVRSQDAQESPVPGRLSADGLTWEPDEQRLALAAKYTVDAVAVDGDGRRSARRTTFTTYVPEERFIGYVAPENRATVGTGMIVSLEFNRQIANRAAVERAVRVTARPAVEIRPHWFGRTRLDFRPEDYWKPGTQVTVALRLRDVEGAPGVYGLQHKTFSFTVGRSQVSVVDVAARSMEVRRDGETLATVPVTAGAPRTATYNGKMVVTEMLDVTRMDGATVGFKKRDGKGEYDIPDVPHAMRLTGSGTFLHGNYWAHHTVFGRTNVSHGCIGLRDVKGGGSDTPAGWFFDRSLIGDVVEVVNSNDKKVSPDNGLGGWNMDWNAWKAGSAVK; from the coding sequence GTGAGGCACGTACAAGGGCGCGCGCGGCGCGCGAGGGCCGCGCTGGCCGCCGTAGTGACATGGGCAGGGCTCCTCGCCGGGGCCACGGGCTGTACCTCGGACGACGCGGGATGGATTGCCGGGGCGTTCGGCGCGCCCCCGGCGCCCGAGGACGTCATCAAGGTCTCGCCCGGCGACGACAGCAGGGGAGTGCGCCCCGGCAAGCGGCTGCGCGTGCACGTGCCCGACGGCCGGCTGGAGAAGGTGAAGGTCGTCAGGTCACAGGACGCGCAGGAGTCCCCGGTGCCCGGGCGCCTCTCCGCCGACGGCCTGACCTGGGAACCCGACGAGCAGCGGCTCGCGCTGGCCGCCAAGTACACCGTCGACGCGGTGGCCGTGGACGGCGACGGCCGCCGCTCGGCCCGGCGCACCACCTTCACCACCTACGTCCCCGAGGAACGCTTCATCGGCTACGTCGCCCCGGAGAACCGTGCCACGGTCGGCACCGGCATGATCGTCTCCCTGGAGTTCAACCGGCAGATCGCGAACCGCGCCGCCGTCGAACGTGCGGTGCGCGTCACCGCCCGCCCGGCCGTCGAGATCCGCCCGCACTGGTTCGGCAGGACACGCCTCGACTTCCGCCCCGAGGACTACTGGAAACCCGGCACCCAGGTCACCGTCGCCCTGCGCCTGCGCGACGTCGAGGGGGCGCCCGGCGTCTACGGCCTGCAGCACAAGACGTTCTCCTTCACCGTCGGCCGCAGCCAGGTCTCCGTGGTCGACGTCGCCGCGCGCTCCATGGAGGTCCGGCGCGACGGCGAGACCCTCGCCACCGTCCCGGTCACGGCCGGCGCCCCGAGGACGGCCACGTACAACGGCAAGATGGTGGTGACCGAGATGCTCGACGTGACCCGGATGGACGGCGCCACGGTCGGCTTCAAGAAGCGCGACGGCAAGGGCGAGTACGACATCCCGGACGTTCCGCACGCGATGCGCCTGACCGGCTCCGGCACCTTCCTGCACGGCAACTACTGGGCGCACCACACCGTCTTCGGCCGCACCAACGTCAGTCACGGATGCATCGGACTGCGTGATGTGAAGGGCGGCGGCTCGGACACCCCGGCCGGCTGGTTCTTCGACCGCAGCCTCATCGGGGACGTCGTCGAAGTCGTCAACAGCAATGACAAAAAGGTCTCTCCCGACAATGGGCTCGGAGGATGGAATATGGACTGGAACGCATGGAAGGCGGGCAGTGCCGTGAAGTAG